Proteins encoded by one window of Rutidosis leptorrhynchoides isolate AG116_Rl617_1_P2 chromosome 7, CSIRO_AGI_Rlap_v1, whole genome shotgun sequence:
- the LOC139859544 gene encoding PHD finger protein MALE MEIOCYTE DEATH 1-like, protein IKMSDSRKRKLKAGKYYGLQSFLQPGCPISLSGPFRDNVRLFLRECGQLEEYNVEGMPIWCTFLVHENRGFTVPLYTIEECVKNSVHPLCDHCRCSGWSHHFVSKRKYHFIIPIDNDWNKPIEDGVLDLQTHILHGLIHSNGFGHLLCINGIEGGSKFVSGRDVMDLWDRICTTLHSRKISVVDTSRKRNMDLRLLYGVSYGHTWFGRWDYEFCLGSFGITKDKYDRALEILNSLELDIIISEMHQWSVIKKLVCRYRDMSDTELITIQDLFRFMLSLKYRIPQKDYKPKTRLKVTSKKENNVRCRKFSNMASKLDSRWSVKRLEDVANVVVNGLKKTKNCGMSRQEVRDMARLYIGDTGLIDYVLKSMNNVIVGEYVVRRAVNSATGVLEYSLKEVNQNDESVDRVGRVDSVVTRYSQNDVYKDVAYLYQHVLMESDSEMVEFAARTILDCKNFTKTWPFNDDADEFLRFICRVIPLRKSSVGEIVVVPLHATISELKTACENAMQDTYCAMEKLKVTEIVELDGLDDNEVIFGSVESGSDITVRGFGVDLLTGGDLGYEGGEDNWVVSCKCGAKDDDGERMIACDVCEVWQHTRCIGIDDGEGVPSVFMCYKCCDSIGEQMCTNQLDGMGFVDWMMVPVASNVYSDLCY, encoded by the exons atcaaaatgAGTGATTCAAGAAAAAGGAAACTGAAAGCTGGAAAGTATTATGGATTGCAGAGTTTTCTACAACCGGGTTGCCCGATTTCGTTATCGGGTCCGTTTCGTGACAATGTCCGATTGTTTCTGCGAGAATGTGGGCAGCTTGAAGAGTATAATGTTGAAGGAATGCCGATATGGTGCACGTTTCTTGTTCACGAAAATCGGGGGTTTACGGTTCCGTTGTATACAATTGAAGAATGTGTTAAGAACTCTGTTCATCCACTTTGTGATCACTGCCGGTGTTCTg GGTGGAGTCACCATTTCGTATCGAAAAGGAAGTACCATTTCATTATCCCAATTGATAACGATTGGAACAAACCGATCGAGGATGGTGTTCTCGATCTTCAAACTCATATTTTGCACGGTTTGATTCATAGCAATGGATTCGGTCACCTTCTCTGTATCAATGGAATCGAAGGTGGATCAAAGTTTGTTTCTGGCAGAGATGTTATGGATCTTTGGGACCGAATCTGCACCACACTTCATAGCAG GAAAATAAGCGTTGTGGATACATCAAGGAAAAGAAACATGGATCTTCGGCTGTTATACGGTGTTTCTTATGGTCACACTTGGTTTGGAAGATGGGATTACGAATTTTGTCTCGGGAGTTTCGGTATCACGAAAGATAAATACGATCGAGCACTTGAAATTCTAAACTCTTTAGAACTTGATATTATCATTTCTGAGATGCATCAATGGTCTGTTATTAAGAAATTGGTTTGTAGATACAGAGATATGAGTGATACTGAATTGATCACTATTCAAGACCTGTTTAGATTCATGCTGTCACTCAAATACCGAATCCCACAAAAAGACTACAAACCGAAAACTAGATTGAAAGTAACGAGCAAGAAGGAGAACAACGTGAGGTGCAGGAAGTTTTCGAATATGGCTAGTAAATTGGACAGTAGATGGTCTGTTAAAAGGCTTGAAGACGTTGCGAATGTGGTTGTGAACGGTTTGAAAAAGACGAAAAATTGCGGGATGAGTAGACAGGAGGTTCGAGATATGGCCCGTTTATACATTGGTGATACGGGTTTGATTGATTACGTGTTGAAATCCATGAATAATGTGATTGTTGGTGAGTATGTTGTGCGGCGTGCAGTTAATTCTGCCACAGGTGTTCTTGAGTATTCACTAAAAGAGGTGAATCAGAATGATGAATCAGTTGACCGAGTTGGCCGAGTTGACTCAGTGGTTACGAGATACAGTCAGAATGATGTATACAAAGATGTCGCGTATTTGTATCAGCATGTGTTGATGGAATCAGATTCTGAAATGGTTGAGTTTGCTGCAAGGACTATTTTGGACTGCAAGAACTTCACAAAAACTTGGCCTTTTAACGACGATGCAGATGAGTTTTTGCGGTTTATTTGTCGAGTGATTCCTTTACGTAAAAGCTCGGTGGGCGAGATTGTGGTGGTCCCGCTTCATGCTACGATTAGCGAACTGAAAACAGCTTGTGAAAACGCAATGCAAGATACGTATTGTGCAATGGAGAAACTTAAGGTTACTGAGATTGTGGAATTGGATGGTTTGGATGATAATGAGGTGATTTTTGGGAGTGTTGAGTCAGGGTCAGACATAACGGTTCGTGGGTTCGGGGTTGACTTGTTGACTGGTGGCGATTTGGGTTATGAAGGTGGTGAGGATAATTGGGTTGTGAGTTGTAAATGCGGGGCaaaagatgatgatggtgagaGGATGATTGCGTGTGACGTGTGTGAGGTTTGGCAGCATACGAGGTGCATTGGGATCGATGATGGTGAAGGTGTCCCGTCGGTTTTTATGTGTTACAAATGTTGTGATTCGATTGGTGAGCAAATGTGCACGAATCAGCTTGATGGAATGGGGTTTGTGGACTGGATGATGGTTCCTGTTGCAAGTAATGTGTATAGTGATCTTTGTTACTAG